A window of Tautonia plasticadhaerens contains these coding sequences:
- a CDS encoding S1/P1 nuclease yields MSPCLPIASAMIAVLLASPPPAPPTATWNDCGHRVIAAIAFEQMEPVARQAVVDLLREHPAARDAAFWRGHEGNGDDPDLNLFLNASVFPDDARRPGPFTRYDVGRAHYVNFRIMVGPDGRVREVLPPIQDPGDDDPHGDVLESLAANVALAGDRSAAPDDRALALSWIFHQVGDLHQPLHNVARFAPATPDGDRGGNDIRFGEYTLHGFWDWALGGDASAEAVDALAAALVAEHPRASFANRLAWKEPVEWSREGVRLALRYAYNNLDFTVGEFPEPPIGYEADATNVARSQCALAGYRLADLLSDLVAE; encoded by the coding sequence ATGAGCCCCTGCCTGCCGATCGCCTCGGCGATGATCGCCGTCCTGCTCGCGTCCCCGCCGCCTGCCCCGCCCACGGCGACCTGGAACGACTGCGGGCATCGCGTGATCGCGGCGATCGCCTTCGAGCAGATGGAGCCGGTGGCCCGTCAGGCGGTCGTCGACCTTCTCCGGGAGCACCCGGCGGCCCGGGACGCCGCCTTCTGGCGCGGCCACGAGGGCAACGGCGACGACCCGGACCTGAACCTGTTCCTCAACGCCTCCGTCTTCCCCGACGACGCCCGGCGCCCCGGCCCCTTCACGCGGTACGACGTCGGCCGGGCCCACTACGTCAACTTCCGGATCATGGTCGGGCCCGACGGCCGGGTCCGGGAGGTCCTGCCGCCGATCCAGGACCCGGGGGACGACGACCCGCACGGCGACGTCCTGGAATCGCTCGCCGCCAACGTCGCCCTCGCCGGGGACCGGTCGGCCGCACCCGACGACCGCGCCCTGGCCCTGAGCTGGATCTTCCACCAGGTCGGCGACCTGCACCAGCCGCTCCACAACGTCGCCCGGTTCGCCCCGGCCACGCCGGACGGCGACCGGGGCGGCAACGACATCAGGTTCGGCGAATACACCCTGCACGGCTTCTGGGACTGGGCGCTCGGCGGTGACGCCTCCGCCGAGGCCGTGGACGCCCTGGCCGCCGCGCTGGTGGCCGAACATCCCCGCGCCTCGTTCGCCAATCGGCTCGCCTGGAAGGAGCCCGTCGAATGGTCCCGGGAGGGGGTGAGGCTGGCGCTCCGATACGCCTACAACAACCTCGACTTCACCGTCGGCGAGTTCCCCGAGCCGCCGATCGGCTACGAGGCGGACGCGACGAACGTCGCCCGCAGCCAGTGCGCCCTGGCCGGCTATCGCCTGGCCGACCTGCTCTCCGATCTCGTCGCCGAATGA